One window of Enterobacter sp. RHBSTW-00175 genomic DNA carries:
- the csy1 gene encoding type I-F CRISPR-associated protein Csy1, which produces MSEGALFSFISAYIAGRRQAKLEAFDKGAAKRSDEDSATLAAERRELERRYEPKAWLTDAAKRACQINLVTHAAKFTHGDSKSSSIYSEAAAEGGYLSSAALSGLEPDAVGNAAALDVAKMLQMRIDGGDSLLASLKRGDRRALAVFTNDADQLNEWVEGFSQAFSPGVPVSHKLAKQGYFPVGDEYHLLSPLFATSLVHAVHQKMIALRFGDEVKAIWKARREKTWHPGTLTSFPDSAEMHFGGTKPQNISYLNSVRGGRMWLLSCQPPQWKRAEKPPTNLQSIFTLGGQFDRRAKGTVRLLVSLLKSAGDYTNFRIREARDEYIDALIDLLFVVASELQRSEWQHWTIKCPQLASHQMLWLDPWRAKTDEAFRLEREKEDWQASVATDFALWLNVRLNKELKDFGKVEQREWETRERLRSNLREMEKIIQEALI; this is translated from the coding sequence ATGAGTGAAGGAGCACTGTTCTCATTTATTTCAGCCTATATAGCCGGGCGACGGCAAGCAAAGCTGGAAGCATTTGACAAAGGGGCCGCAAAACGTAGCGATGAAGATAGTGCGACGCTTGCGGCTGAACGACGGGAGCTGGAGCGTCGCTATGAACCGAAAGCGTGGCTGACGGATGCGGCGAAGCGAGCCTGTCAAATTAACCTCGTGACCCATGCGGCGAAATTTACCCACGGGGATTCAAAAAGCAGCAGTATTTACAGCGAGGCAGCGGCGGAAGGAGGTTATCTCAGCAGCGCAGCGTTGTCAGGTCTGGAACCGGATGCCGTTGGAAATGCTGCGGCGCTGGATGTGGCAAAAATGCTGCAAATGCGGATTGATGGTGGCGATTCTCTACTGGCGAGCCTGAAACGCGGCGATCGCCGTGCTCTGGCCGTTTTTACCAATGATGCTGATCAGTTGAATGAGTGGGTTGAAGGATTTTCGCAAGCCTTTTCGCCCGGAGTGCCTGTCTCGCACAAGCTTGCTAAACAGGGCTATTTCCCGGTAGGTGACGAGTACCATTTGTTAAGCCCGCTATTTGCCACTTCGCTCGTTCACGCGGTGCATCAGAAAATGATTGCCCTTCGATTTGGTGATGAAGTTAAAGCTATCTGGAAAGCCCGACGTGAGAAGACCTGGCATCCAGGCACGCTAACGTCATTCCCGGATTCAGCAGAAATGCATTTTGGTGGCACTAAACCGCAGAATATTTCTTACCTCAACAGCGTGCGCGGTGGGCGTATGTGGCTGCTGTCTTGCCAGCCGCCACAGTGGAAAAGAGCAGAGAAACCGCCGACAAATTTACAGTCTATTTTCACATTGGGCGGCCAGTTTGATCGGCGTGCGAAAGGCACCGTCAGGCTGCTTGTTTCCTTGTTAAAAAGCGCCGGGGATTACACCAATTTTCGTATTCGCGAAGCGCGTGATGAGTATATTGATGCGCTGATCGACCTGCTGTTTGTCGTGGCGTCAGAACTTCAACGAAGCGAGTGGCAGCACTGGACAATTAAATGCCCTCAATTAGCCAGTCATCAAATGCTCTGGCTCGATCCCTGGCGCGCAAAAACAGACGAAGCTTTCCGTCTTGAACGTGAAAAAGAAGACTGGCAGGCAAGCGTCGCAACAGATTTTGCCCTCTGGCTGAACGTTCGTTTGAATAAGGAATTAAAGGACTTTGGGAAAGTAGAGCAACGTGAGTGGGAAACCCGCGAACGCTTACGCTCCAACCTGCGCGAGATGGAAAAAATCATCCAGGAGGCGCTTATATGA
- the csy2 gene encoding type I-F CRISPR-associated protein Csy2, whose translation MSSLILLRRIRVENANAIAGLTYGFPAITHFLGFSHALSRRLTETQGLHIDGCAVISHEQQIHAHSSGRDYQFALTRNPLTREAKTASFNEEGRMHMTVSLLLECHGEIPNGEYGQRDLAEYLTRVCPTLRLAGGIIVDIQNISVMAMPASSREMARLQWQLMPGFALRDRSGWLNTHHQTLLENDPNATLLDAWFDFSALKTRAEPLEQGDIQEGDAVRWQYVPKPNPGYLVPLMTGYQRISELFAPGVVANARDAETPFAFTEAVYGVGEWCGLHRIQSLDEIFWRYRTTETGYYCQGAGAPVTSEHLI comes from the coding sequence ATGAGTTCATTGATTCTGCTTCGCCGTATTCGGGTCGAAAACGCTAATGCGATAGCTGGCCTGACGTATGGTTTTCCTGCTATCACCCATTTTTTGGGTTTTTCCCATGCGCTCTCGCGCAGGTTAACTGAAACCCAGGGGCTGCATATTGACGGATGTGCGGTCATAAGCCATGAGCAGCAAATTCATGCGCATTCTTCCGGGCGTGATTATCAGTTCGCGCTAACCCGTAATCCCCTGACGCGTGAGGCAAAAACCGCCTCCTTCAATGAAGAGGGGCGTATGCATATGACGGTGTCGTTACTGCTCGAATGTCATGGTGAAATCCCAAATGGTGAATATGGGCAGCGTGACCTGGCTGAGTATCTTACCCGGGTGTGCCCAACGCTTCGGCTGGCGGGCGGAATAATCGTCGATATCCAGAATATCTCTGTTATGGCAATGCCTGCCAGTAGTCGAGAGATGGCGCGATTACAGTGGCAACTGATGCCGGGCTTTGCGCTGCGCGATCGCAGCGGCTGGTTGAATACACATCATCAAACCCTTCTGGAAAATGATCCAAATGCCACACTGCTTGACGCCTGGTTCGATTTTTCGGCTTTGAAAACACGGGCTGAGCCGCTCGAACAGGGCGACATTCAAGAAGGTGACGCTGTCCGGTGGCAGTACGTTCCCAAACCCAACCCCGGTTATCTGGTGCCGCTAATGACGGGTTACCAGCGTATTTCCGAGCTATTTGCCCCGGGCGTGGTAGCGAATGCGCGTGACGCAGAAACACCTTTCGCGTTTACCGAAGCGGTGTATGGCGTGGGCGAATGGTGTGGGCTGCATCGAATTCAGTCTCTTGACGAGATTTTCTGGCGTTATCGCACGACGGAAACGGGCTATTACTGTCAGGGTGCGGGCGCACCGGTGACATCTGAACATCTAATTTAA
- the csy3 gene encoding type I-F CRISPR-associated protein Csy3, which translates to MAKAPTAVKTASVLAFERKLATSDAVMYSGNWDGDQWQPIRIQEKAVRGTISNRLKNALTNDPAKLDAEIQKANLQRVDVAALPTDADTLKVKFTLRILGNLSIPSVCNDRAYQDELQQVIDGYISEQGFTELARRYATNLANGRFLWRNRVGAEKIVVKVTGSQSWVFDAYDYALRDFSSSDNNLNALTQEIEKGLSGEGFVLLNVEAQVLLGEGQEIFPSQELVLDSNSSKSRLLYQVEGVAGMHSQKIGNALRTIDTWHPNADELGAIAVEPYGSVTSRGVACRQPKEKMDFYTLLDNWVTKGQKPDVEQQHYVMAVLIRGGVFGEKGE; encoded by the coding sequence ATGGCAAAGGCTCCAACAGCCGTTAAAACGGCGTCTGTACTGGCATTTGAACGTAAGCTTGCGACCTCGGATGCGGTGATGTATTCCGGAAACTGGGACGGTGACCAGTGGCAGCCCATTCGCATTCAGGAAAAGGCCGTTCGCGGCACGATTTCGAATCGTTTAAAAAATGCACTCACCAACGATCCGGCGAAACTGGATGCTGAGATCCAGAAAGCCAATCTCCAGCGGGTGGATGTGGCTGCATTACCAACAGATGCAGATACCTTAAAGGTTAAATTTACCCTGCGCATTCTGGGAAATCTGTCGATCCCTTCAGTGTGTAATGACCGGGCCTATCAGGATGAGCTTCAGCAGGTCATCGACGGTTATATCAGTGAACAGGGTTTTACCGAACTGGCACGCCGTTATGCCACCAACCTGGCGAATGGCCGTTTTTTATGGCGTAACCGTGTTGGCGCCGAAAAAATTGTTGTGAAGGTTACAGGCAGTCAGTCGTGGGTGTTTGACGCTTACGATTATGCATTGCGCGATTTTTCCTCCAGCGATAACAATCTCAATGCACTGACTCAGGAAATCGAAAAAGGGCTTAGCGGCGAAGGATTTGTTTTATTGAATGTAGAAGCGCAGGTCCTTCTCGGCGAGGGTCAGGAGATCTTCCCGTCTCAGGAGCTGGTGTTGGACAGTAATAGCAGCAAAAGCCGCCTGTTGTATCAGGTGGAGGGGGTTGCCGGTATGCACTCACAGAAAATCGGCAACGCGCTGCGCACCATAGACACCTGGCATCCTAATGCTGATGAATTGGGGGCCATTGCGGTAGAACCCTATGGTTCCGTTACCAGCCGCGGCGTGGCGTGCCGGCAGCCAAAGGAGAAAATGGACTTCTACACGTTGCTTGATAACTGGGTAACGAAAGGTCAAAAGCCAGATGTTGAACAGCAGCATTATGTGATGGCTGTACTGATTCGTGGCGGTGTCTTCGGTGAGAAGGGCGAGTAA
- the cas6f gene encoding type I-F CRISPR-associated endoribonuclease Cas6/Csy4: MDHYFQIRVLPDPEFSEEMLMAALVAKLHRALGQRGLGDIGISFPAHDIKPGAVLRLHGHSQALRELELLAWRKGLGDYSLSSEIKPVPDVNQWRCVSRVQVKSNAQRLMRRSVNKGWMTEQEAQQRILTMQDVKTDLPWLQLRSLSTGQSFRLFIQHGDLCSTPVAGTFSTYGLSSTATVPWF; this comes from the coding sequence ATGGATCACTACTTTCAGATCCGCGTGCTGCCAGATCCAGAGTTCAGCGAGGAGATGCTAATGGCTGCGCTGGTGGCGAAGCTGCATCGTGCGCTGGGACAAAGAGGGCTGGGCGATATTGGCATTAGCTTCCCTGCACACGACATTAAGCCTGGTGCAGTTTTACGTCTGCACGGGCATAGCCAGGCGTTACGTGAACTCGAGTTACTGGCATGGCGAAAAGGATTGGGTGACTACAGTTTGTCATCGGAAATCAAACCTGTTCCTGACGTCAACCAATGGCGATGTGTGAGTCGTGTTCAGGTTAAAAGCAACGCGCAGAGGCTTATGCGACGTTCAGTGAATAAAGGATGGATGACTGAACAGGAGGCTCAGCAACGCATACTGACGATGCAAGACGTGAAGACAGATTTGCCCTGGCTTCAGTTGCGTAGCCTCTCTACTGGTCAGTCGTTCAGGCTCTTTATCCAGCATGGTGATTTATGCTCTACGCCTGTTGCAGGGACGTTCTCAACTTATGGGCTAAGTTCTACCGCAACGGTTCCCTGGTTCTGA
- a CDS encoding RES family NAD+ phosphorylase has protein sequence MIFYRLVTGRYASEAWSGIGANQYGGRWNHKGHPAVYVSTSISLASLEILVHVKEGTVLNQYQLFSIEIPDEQIDYLDKAWLPEDWQENPAPVSTMDLGTGWLQANGALALILPSCIIPYENNAILNPLHPAFRETLNTVQPLPFIFDNRLAEKTAP, from the coding sequence ATGATTTTTTACCGGCTGGTGACGGGACGTTATGCCAGTGAAGCGTGGAGTGGAATTGGCGCAAACCAGTATGGCGGACGCTGGAATCATAAAGGGCATCCGGCAGTCTATGTGTCTACCTCCATCTCACTGGCATCTCTGGAAATCCTGGTGCACGTTAAAGAAGGCACAGTGCTCAATCAGTATCAGCTTTTCAGTATTGAAATCCCGGATGAACAGATTGATTATCTCGATAAGGCCTGGCTACCCGAAGACTGGCAGGAAAATCCGGCACCTGTATCAACAATGGATCTGGGCACCGGTTGGTTACAGGCTAACGGAGCCCTCGCACTTATCCTGCCATCCTGCATTATCCCTTATGAAAACAATGCCATACTTAATCCGTTACATCCTGCATTCCGCGAAACACTGAACACAGTTCAGCCACTGCCTTTCATTTTCGATAACCGTCTGGCAGAAAAAACCGCACCCTGA
- a CDS encoding antitoxin Xre/MbcA/ParS toxin-binding domain-containing protein — MRTWIPAQKPADDALWRFAGLPANRGMRLVEYLNQGLPVSVLDNIHEWTEMSKADILRVTGINERNVARRKSAGRTLTPDESERVARFVRVLDAAVDYFGTKDEAWNWLQSPVRGLGNVAPVDLIATETGALEVTDLLGRLEHGVFA, encoded by the coding sequence ATGAGAACCTGGATCCCCGCGCAGAAACCGGCTGATGACGCCCTTTGGCGGTTTGCAGGTTTACCTGCTAACCGGGGCATGCGGCTGGTCGAATACCTCAATCAGGGATTACCCGTCAGCGTGCTCGACAACATCCATGAATGGACTGAGATGTCAAAGGCAGACATTTTACGTGTAACCGGGATTAATGAGCGCAATGTCGCACGGCGTAAAAGTGCTGGCCGGACGCTAACACCTGACGAAAGCGAACGCGTAGCGCGTTTCGTTCGCGTGCTGGACGCTGCCGTCGATTATTTTGGCACTAAAGATGAGGCATGGAACTGGCTGCAATCACCGGTGCGCGGGCTTGGCAATGTCGCCCCCGTCGATCTGATTGCAACCGAAACCGGTGCGCTGGAAGTTACCGATTTACTTGGTCGTCTGGAACATGGAGTGTTTGCATGA
- the infA gene encoding translation initiation factor IF-1, whose amino-acid sequence MAKEDNIEMQGTVLDTLPNTMFRVELENGHVVTAHISGKMRKNYIRILTGDKVTVELTPYDLSKGRIVFRSR is encoded by the coding sequence ATGGCCAAAGAAGACAATATTGAAATGCAGGGTACCGTACTTGATACGTTACCTAATACCATGTTTCGCGTAGAGCTGGAAAACGGTCACGTGGTAACTGCGCACATCTCCGGTAAAATGCGCAAAAACTACATCCGCATTTTAACGGGCGACAAAGTGACTGTTGAACTGACCCCGTACGACCTGAGCAAAGGCCGCATTGTCTTCCGTAGTCGCTAA
- the aat gene encoding leucyl/phenylalanyl-tRNA--protein transferase, with protein MRLVQLSRHNIAFPSPEGALREPNGLLALGGDLSPARLLMAYQRGIFPWFSPGDPILWWSPDPRAVLWPAHFHLSRSMKRFHAKSPYRVTLNHAFGQVIEGCASDRHEGTWITQDIITAYHRLHELGYAHSIEVWDKSELVGGMYGVAQGTLFCGESMFSRAVNASKTALLVFCQEFANRGGQLLDCQVLNEHTASLGAVEIARRDYIEHLDIYRQEKLPRDFWVPRTLFLPNA; from the coding sequence ATGCGCCTGGTCCAGCTTTCTCGTCATAATATCGCGTTCCCTTCCCCGGAGGGCGCATTACGTGAGCCCAACGGGTTGCTGGCATTAGGCGGCGATCTCAGCCCTGCTCGACTCTTGATGGCATACCAGCGCGGGATCTTCCCCTGGTTTTCCCCAGGCGATCCTATTTTGTGGTGGTCGCCCGACCCGCGTGCCGTGCTCTGGCCTGCCCATTTTCACCTCAGCCGCAGCATGAAGCGGTTTCACGCTAAATCACCTTATCGCGTGACTCTCAACCATGCTTTTGGCCAGGTCATTGAAGGATGCGCTAGCGATCGTCACGAAGGGACATGGATCACCCAGGATATCATCACCGCTTACCACCGTTTGCATGAGCTTGGTTATGCGCATTCCATCGAAGTCTGGGATAAAAGCGAGCTGGTTGGCGGTATGTACGGTGTGGCGCAAGGAACATTGTTCTGTGGCGAGTCGATGTTCTCCCGGGCGGTAAACGCCTCGAAAACAGCGCTGCTGGTTTTCTGCCAGGAGTTTGCAAATCGCGGCGGACAGCTGCTGGATTGCCAGGTGCTTAATGAGCATACCGCCTCACTTGGTGCCGTTGAAATCGCCCGCCGCGACTACATTGAGCATCTGGATATTTACCGGCAGGAGAAGCTCCCGCGCGACTTCTGGGTACCAAGAACGCTCTTTCTGCCCAATGCCTAA
- the cydC gene encoding heme ABC transporter ATP-binding protein/permease CydC: MRALLPYLALYKRHKWMLTLGIVLAIVTLLASIGLLTLSGWFLSASAVVGVAGLYSFNYMLPAAGVRGAAITRTAGRYFERLVSHDATFRVLQHLRVYTFSKLLPLSPAGLARFRQGELLNRVVADVDTLDHLYLRVISPLVGAFVVIVVVTLGLCTLDAPIALTLGGIMLLTLFLLPPLFYRAGKPTGENLTRLRGEYRQQLTSWLQGQAELTIFGASQRYRARMESTELNWHEAQRRQSELTAFSQALMMLIGGFAVVAMLWMASGGVGGNTQPGALIALFVFCALAAFEALAPVTGAFQHLGQVIASAVRITQITEQEPEVQFQTQQTAVPAQVALQLQDITFAYDGQAQNALEGVNLSVSAGSRIALLGRTGCGKSTLLQLLTRAWDPQHGNVLFNDVPLRVLSEHALRKTVSVVPQRVHLFSATLRENLRLAAPEASDDVLSAMLERVGLHKLLEDDGLNSWLGEGGRQLSGGELRRLAIARALLHDAPLMLLDEPTEGLDATTESQILDLLANAMVGKTVIMVTHRLRGLASFDQIIVMDNGHIIEQGSHAELLAKQGRYYQFKQRL; the protein is encoded by the coding sequence ATGCGCGCCCTGCTCCCCTATCTTGCCCTGTATAAACGCCACAAATGGATGCTGACGCTCGGGATTGTTCTGGCGATTGTGACATTGCTTGCCAGTATCGGGCTGCTCACGCTTTCCGGCTGGTTCCTGTCGGCCTCTGCTGTTGTGGGTGTTGCCGGGCTGTACAGCTTTAACTATATGCTGCCGGCTGCGGGTGTTCGCGGTGCGGCGATTACCCGCACTGCCGGACGTTATTTTGAGCGTCTGGTCAGCCACGATGCGACATTCCGTGTGCTTCAGCATCTGCGTGTTTACACCTTCAGCAAATTATTGCCCCTCTCCCCTGCCGGGCTGGCGCGTTTTCGCCAGGGTGAATTGCTCAACCGCGTGGTCGCGGATGTCGATACCCTGGATCACCTTTATCTGCGCGTGATTTCCCCGCTGGTGGGGGCATTTGTGGTGATTGTGGTGGTCACTCTTGGGCTTTGTACGCTCGATGCCCCTATCGCCCTGACGCTGGGCGGCATTATGCTGCTGACGCTGTTCCTGCTGCCGCCGCTGTTTTACCGCGCAGGAAAGCCAACCGGAGAAAACCTGACGCGTCTGCGCGGCGAGTACCGCCAGCAGCTGACATCATGGTTACAGGGACAAGCTGAACTCACCATCTTTGGTGCCAGCCAGCGCTATCGCGCCCGGATGGAAAGCACAGAGCTAAACTGGCATGAAGCCCAACGCAGGCAATCTGAACTGACGGCCTTTTCGCAAGCGCTGATGATGCTCATTGGTGGTTTTGCCGTCGTGGCAATGCTGTGGATGGCATCTGGCGGTGTGGGTGGCAATACGCAGCCTGGCGCGCTCATTGCACTGTTTGTCTTCTGTGCGCTGGCTGCATTTGAGGCACTGGCCCCTGTCACTGGCGCTTTCCAGCATCTCGGGCAGGTTATCGCTTCCGCGGTACGTATCACGCAAATTACCGAACAAGAGCCAGAAGTGCAGTTCCAGACACAACAAACCGCAGTCCCGGCACAGGTTGCGCTTCAACTCCAGGACATCACCTTTGCCTATGATGGACAAGCGCAGAACGCCCTGGAAGGCGTTAATTTGTCGGTTTCTGCCGGTTCACGTATCGCCCTGCTCGGGCGGACAGGCTGTGGTAAATCGACACTGTTACAGCTGTTAACCCGCGCATGGGATCCGCAGCACGGGAACGTTCTGTTTAACGACGTACCACTACGCGTATTAAGCGAGCACGCCCTGCGTAAGACTGTCAGTGTTGTACCACAGCGCGTGCACCTGTTCAGTGCCACGCTACGTGAGAACTTGCGTCTGGCAGCCCCCGAAGCCAGTGACGACGTGCTGAGTGCAATGCTTGAACGCGTTGGGCTGCACAAGCTGCTCGAAGATGACGGCCTGAATAGCTGGTTGGGTGAAGGTGGTCGCCAGCTCTCCGGTGGCGAGTTACGCCGACTGGCGATTGCACGTGCGTTGCTGCACGATGCGCCGCTGATGCTGCTGGATGAACCAACTGAAGGGCTGGACGCCACGACCGAGAGTCAAATCCTTGATTTACTGGCCAATGCAATGGTCGGTAAAACGGTGATTATGGTGACACACCGCCTGCGCGGACTGGCGAGTTTTGATCAGATAATTGTGATGGACAACGGGCACATTATTGAGCAAGGTAGTCACGCAGAACTGTTAGCGAAACAGGGTCGCTACTACCAGTTTAAACAGCGTCTGTAG
- the cydD gene encoding heme ABC transporter permease/ATP-binding protein CydD → MEKTRQQELTRWLKKQSVISRRWLNISRLLGLISGLLIVAQAWLLARILNHMIMENIPREALLMPFIVLVLIFVLRAWVVWLRERVGFHAGQHIRFEIRRQVLDRLQQAGPAWIQGKPAGSWATLILEQIDDMHDYYARYIPQMALAVCVPLLIVATIFPSNWVAALILLCTAPLIPLFMAMVGMGAADANRRNFLALGRLSGHFLDRLRGMETLRIFGRGEAETENIRVASQDFRQRTMEVLRLAFLSSGVLEFFTSLSIAVVAVYFGFSYLGELDFGHYGTGVTLSAGFLALILAPEFFQPLRDLGTFYHAKAQAVGAADSLKTFLETPLAHPERGEITLNSKEPVTVEAVDFSVLSPEGKVLAGPLNFTLSAGQRVVLVGTSGSGKSSLLNALSGFMAYTGSLRINHAELRELDPDAWRKQLSWVGQNPQLPAATLRENVLLARPDAREDELQSVLDRAWVSEFLPLLAQGVDTVVGDQAAGLSVGQAQRVALARALLNPCQLMLLDEPAASLDAHSEQRVMQALNAASLQQTTLMVTHQLEGITDWDQIWVMENGHIVEQGDYASLVAAQGPFATLLANRQEDI, encoded by the coding sequence ATGGAAAAAACCCGTCAACAAGAGTTAACTCGCTGGCTTAAAAAGCAAAGCGTTATTTCCCGCCGCTGGCTGAATATTTCCCGTCTGCTGGGACTTATCAGCGGTCTGTTGATTGTTGCCCAGGCATGGCTGCTGGCCCGCATTCTCAATCATATGATCATGGAGAACATCCCGCGCGAAGCGCTTCTGATGCCCTTTATCGTATTAGTCCTGATCTTTGTTCTGCGCGCCTGGGTGGTCTGGCTGCGTGAACGTGTCGGGTTCCACGCCGGACAGCATATACGCTTCGAAATTCGCCGCCAGGTGCTCGACAGGCTCCAGCAAGCGGGTCCCGCCTGGATACAGGGCAAGCCCGCCGGAAGCTGGGCGACGCTTATCCTTGAGCAGATTGACGATATGCACGACTATTACGCACGCTATATTCCACAGATGGCGCTGGCCGTATGCGTGCCGCTGTTGATTGTGGCCACCATTTTCCCGTCTAACTGGGTAGCCGCCCTTATTCTGCTCTGTACCGCTCCGCTTATTCCGCTGTTTATGGCGATGGTGGGGATGGGCGCGGCAGATGCTAACCGCCGCAACTTCCTGGCGCTTGGCCGTTTAAGCGGCCATTTCCTGGACCGCCTGCGCGGAATGGAGACATTGCGTATTTTTGGCCGCGGTGAAGCCGAAACCGAAAATATCCGTGTGGCGTCGCAGGATTTCCGTCAGCGGACAATGGAAGTATTGCGTCTGGCGTTTCTGTCGTCTGGCGTACTCGAATTCTTCACCTCCCTGTCGATTGCGGTGGTGGCGGTGTACTTTGGTTTCTCCTATCTTGGCGAACTCGATTTTGGCCATTACGGCACTGGCGTTACCCTCTCTGCTGGTTTTCTTGCCCTGATCCTGGCGCCTGAATTTTTCCAGCCGCTTCGCGATCTTGGCACTTTCTATCATGCCAAAGCGCAGGCCGTGGGTGCCGCTGATAGCCTGAAAACCTTCCTTGAAACGCCGCTTGCTCACCCGGAGCGCGGTGAAATCACGCTGAACAGCAAAGAGCCAGTTACCGTTGAAGCGGTCGATTTCTCGGTTCTCTCGCCGGAAGGCAAAGTGCTGGCCGGACCGCTGAACTTTACGCTTTCTGCGGGTCAACGCGTTGTTTTGGTTGGAACCAGCGGTTCAGGTAAAAGCTCACTGCTGAATGCGTTATCAGGTTTTATGGCCTATACCGGCTCGCTGCGTATTAATCATGCCGAACTGCGCGAGCTTGACCCTGATGCATGGCGTAAACAACTCAGTTGGGTGGGGCAGAATCCGCAATTACCTGCCGCCACGCTGCGTGAGAACGTGCTACTTGCACGCCCTGATGCGCGTGAAGATGAGCTGCAATCGGTTCTTGACCGTGCCTGGGTCAGTGAGTTTCTGCCTTTGCTTGCGCAAGGTGTTGATACTGTGGTGGGCGACCAGGCAGCTGGCTTATCCGTTGGTCAGGCCCAGCGTGTTGCCCTTGCCCGCGCCCTGCTTAATCCATGTCAGTTAATGCTGCTGGATGAACCCGCAGCCAGCCTTGATGCGCACAGCGAACAACGGGTGATGCAGGCCCTGAACGCAGCCTCATTGCAACAAACCACACTCATGGTCACACACCAGCTGGAAGGTATCACCGACTGGGATCAGATTTGGGTCATGGAGAATGGTCATATTGTCGAGCAAGGCGATTACGCCTCTCTCGTTGCTGCGCAGGGGCCATTTGCCACCCTGCTGGCTAACCGTCAGGAGGATATCTGA
- the trxB gene encoding thioredoxin-disulfide reductase — translation MGTAKHSKLLILGSGPAGYTAAVYAARANLQPVLITGMEKGGQLTTTTEVENWPGDPNDLTGPLLMERMHEHATKFETEILFDHINKVDLQNRPFRLTGDNGEYTCDALIIATGASARYLGLPSEEAFKGRGVSACATCDGFFYRNQKVAVIGGGNTAVEEALYLANIASEVHLIHRRDTFRAEKILIKRLMDKVASGNIVLHTNRTLEEVTGDQMGVAGLRIRDTQNTDHVESLEVAGLFVAIGHSPNTAIFDGQLELENGYIKVQSGIHGNATQTSIPGVFAAGDVMDHIYRQAITSAGTGCMAALDAERYLDGLAETGK, via the coding sequence ATGGGCACGGCCAAACACAGTAAGCTGCTAATTCTTGGTTCTGGACCTGCGGGATATACCGCGGCGGTCTATGCTGCGCGCGCTAACCTGCAACCGGTGTTGATTACCGGTATGGAAAAAGGCGGTCAGTTGACCACCACGACTGAAGTAGAAAACTGGCCAGGCGACCCGAACGACCTGACCGGGCCGCTGCTGATGGAGCGTATGCACGAACATGCGACCAAATTCGAAACCGAAATTCTGTTCGATCACATCAACAAGGTTGACCTGCAAAACCGTCCGTTCCGCCTGACAGGCGACAACGGTGAGTACACCTGCGATGCGCTGATTATCGCGACCGGTGCATCGGCGCGTTACCTCGGACTGCCATCTGAAGAAGCCTTCAAAGGCCGTGGCGTTTCTGCCTGCGCAACCTGTGACGGTTTCTTCTACCGTAACCAGAAAGTCGCGGTTATCGGTGGCGGTAACACCGCAGTAGAAGAAGCGCTGTATCTGGCGAACATCGCCTCTGAAGTGCATTTGATCCATCGCCGCGACACCTTCCGCGCAGAGAAGATCCTGATTAAACGTCTGATGGATAAAGTGGCGAGCGGCAATATCGTGCTGCACACCAATCGTACTCTGGAAGAAGTGACAGGCGATCAGATGGGCGTTGCTGGCCTGCGCATCCGCGATACGCAGAACACCGACCACGTGGAATCACTGGAAGTGGCGGGTCTGTTTGTGGCTATCGGCCATAGCCCGAATACCGCTATCTTTGACGGTCAGCTGGAGCTGGAAAACGGCTACATCAAAGTGCAGTCCGGTATTCACGGTAACGCGACCCAGACCAGCATCCCAGGCGTCTTCGCTGCGGGTGACGTGATGGACCATATTTACCGTCAGGCGATCACCTCTGCTGGCACCGGCTGTATGGCCGCGCTGGACGCTGAACGCTACCTTGATGGGCTGGCTGAAACAGGTAAATAA